ACTGGAACGACTTCGACCGTGGTCTCCGCAGCAACGCCTACCATGCCTTCCTGCTCACCTGGATGCCGGACCTGCCCGACGCCGATTCGTTCTTCTATCCGCTCTTCCACACCGGCGGTAGCGTCAACCACCTCCACTATTCCGATCCCGAACTCGACGCCTGGCTCGACACCGCCCGGGTCGAGCTCGACCGGACCCGCCGCACACGCCTCTACCGGCGGGCGGAGCAGCGCGTGCTCGAGGACGCTGCCATCGTGCCCCTGCACTTCAATTCGACGGTCTTCGCGGCACGGCCCTCGGTGCAGGACTTCCAGGTCACGTCGATGGGCGGCGCGAACCTTCCCCTGCGCTCGGTCTGGCTCGACCCTTCCGCCGGAAGGGGAGCGCGATGAAGCCGCCAGCCCCCCTGCCCACGCGCGTGCGCACGGCTGCCAAGAACATGCGCATGCAGACGCGGTTCATGCTGACCTTCGGCACGGTGGTGATCACGCTCATGGTGATCGTCGTCGTGTTCGCTGCCCAGCGACAGTCACGCACCGCCGTCGACCAGATCGAGAAACGCGGGCTCACCATCGCGCAGTCCCTGGCCACGGCATCGACCCCCTCGCTCCTCACCTACGATTACTCGTCCCTGCAACGACTCGCCGACGACATCGATGACCAGACCGGTGCCGTGTACGTGATCGTTCACGACAAGGAACACACCGTGGGGGCGTTCAGCGGACGCCCCGACCAGCAGTGGAAGAAACTCGACGATCCACTGTCGGTCTGGGCGCTGACGTGCGACGGCCCCGCCGTCCGAAAACACGACGGACGCGACCTCGGACTGTCCGGAGAGCTGCGCGGTCCGGCTCTGGACGTGCTCGAGGTCGCCATGCCCGTACGGCTGGGAGACGAGTCCACCCGATGGGGAACCGTACGCGTCGGCCTGTCCCTGGCCGAGCTGCACGCCCAGGTGGCGGCCACCGTCCGCGATCTCACGCTACTCGGTGTCTTCGCCGTCGTCGTCGTGCTGCTCTCGGCCCGCGTGTTCACGAACCGGATCACCGAACCCCTGCGTGAACTCTCCGAGGCCGCGGCGCGCGTGGCCGACGGCGAACTCGAGCAGAGCCTCGACGAAGAGCTCGCCGGGGAGCTGGGCGACGCTGCGAAGAGCTTCAACAAGATGACGCAGGACCTGCGGCGCAGTCATGACGCGATCCGCTACCAGAAACAGCACCTCGAGAACATGGTGCAGGAGCGCACCGGCGCGCTGCGGCAGAAAGCGCGCGAACTCGAGAAGGCGAACCGCGAGCTGAAGGAGGTCGATCGCCTGAAGAGCGATTTCCTCAGCAACGTCAGCCACGAGCTGCGCACACCACTGACCTCGATCCGGAGCTTCACCGAGATCCTGGCCGACGGCATGGCCGTCACACCCGAAGAACAGAGCGAGTTCCTGTCGATCATCTCGAGTCAGACCGACCGACTCACGCGCTTGATCGGCGATCTGCTCGACCTGTCCAAGATCGAGGCCGGCGAGTTCTACTGCAATCTCGACACGCTGTCGCTCCGTTCCCTCGTGCTCGGACCGAGCCTGGAGACGGTGCAACACGCCGCACAGGAGTCCTCGATCCAGATCGAGACCGACATCGACGAATCCCTGCCCGAGGTGGTCGGGGACGGCGATCGCCTGAGTCAGGTGACCATGAACCTGCTCGACAACGCCATCAAGTTCACCCCGGCTGGCGGACGCATCGTCGTGCGGGCCCATCGGTGTCCGGTGCGGGTTCCGAATGGAACCGCCGGACCCATCTTCCACGGGGTCGAGAGCGACACGCCCGAGTCCGGGGACTACGTCGTGGTCACCATCGAGGACGACGGCTGCGGGATCCCGCCCGAGGATCAGCAACGCGTGTTCGAGAAGTTCGGACAGGTCGGCAACGTTCTCACGAGCAAGCCGCAGGGCACCGGCCTGGGCCTGGCGATCTCGGCCAGCATCATGGTGCAGCACGGTGGAGCGCTTTGGCTGCGCAGCACGCCCGAGCAAGGCTCGGCCTTCGTCTTCAGTGTCCCCGTCAGTGGCGTGGGCTCGGACACGACCGAATCACGCGTCGACTCCGGCGGACGCACGCGCGTCGAATCGGTACCGACCGAGCAGGCCGTCCTCGATGCCCTCCTCCGGATGGAGTCCGGCACGCGGATCCTGGTGGTCGACGATGACCTCGATCGCGTCGAGACGGTGATCCGCGCGCTGGAGGCTTCGGGCTTCCGCGCCCTCGGTTGCGAAGGGGGAAGCCCGGCCGTGGAGAACGCCCGCGAGATCGATCCCGACGCCGTCGTGCTGGCCTCCGCCCTGGGAGATCTCAACGGCTACGAGGTCCTCCGCCGCCTGCGACAGGACCCCCGTACCCGCGACATTCCCGTCATCGTGATCGGCCCGCTCGACGAAGCGCGCAAGGCCTACGAACTCGGAGCCGACGTCCACGTCCCCCGTGTCGACCTGTACCAGGACGAGATGGGTCTGCCGGTGTGAGCCGCCGCGAACTGCAGCAGGAGCCCGCCATGCACCGAGACGATGCCTACGTCCTCGTGGCCGACGACGATCCACTCGTCCTGAAGTCGATCGAGTTCATCCTCGGTCGTGCCGGCTTCCACATGCGAACGGTCACCGATGGTGCCGAGGCTCTCGCCACCGCCCGCCGCGACCCACCCGCCGTGGCCCTGCTCGACGTCATGATGCCCGAACTGAACGGCCTCGAGGTCTGCCGGGCCATGAAGGCCGACCCTGCCCTGGCCCAGGTTCCCGTTTTCCTGGTCACCGCCCGCGCCATGAGCGCCGAGCGCCGACTCGGACTCGACGCCGGGGCCGACGCCTACGTGACCAAGCCCTTCGTGAACTCCGAACTCGTCGAGCTCGTCCGTGGGGTCTTCGATCCGAGCCGCACCTAGGCCCGCACCGACGC
This portion of the Candidatus Krumholzibacteriia bacterium genome encodes:
- a CDS encoding response regulator; the protein is MHRDDAYVLVADDDPLVLKSIEFILGRAGFHMRTVTDGAEALATARRDPPAVALLDVMMPELNGLEVCRAMKADPALAQVPVFLVTARAMSAERRLGLDAGADAYVTKPFVNSELVELVRGVFDPSRT
- a CDS encoding ATP-binding protein; translation: MKPPAPLPTRVRTAAKNMRMQTRFMLTFGTVVITLMVIVVVFAAQRQSRTAVDQIEKRGLTIAQSLATASTPSLLTYDYSSLQRLADDIDDQTGAVYVIVHDKEHTVGAFSGRPDQQWKKLDDPLSVWALTCDGPAVRKHDGRDLGLSGELRGPALDVLEVAMPVRLGDESTRWGTVRVGLSLAELHAQVAATVRDLTLLGVFAVVVVLLSARVFTNRITEPLRELSEAAARVADGELEQSLDEELAGELGDAAKSFNKMTQDLRRSHDAIRYQKQHLENMVQERTGALRQKARELEKANRELKEVDRLKSDFLSNVSHELRTPLTSIRSFTEILADGMAVTPEEQSEFLSIISSQTDRLTRLIGDLLDLSKIEAGEFYCNLDTLSLRSLVLGPSLETVQHAAQESSIQIETDIDESLPEVVGDGDRLSQVTMNLLDNAIKFTPAGGRIVVRAHRCPVRVPNGTAGPIFHGVESDTPESGDYVVVTIEDDGCGIPPEDQQRVFEKFGQVGNVLTSKPQGTGLGLAISASIMVQHGGALWLRSTPEQGSAFVFSVPVSGVGSDTTESRVDSGGRTRVESVPTEQAVLDALLRMESGTRILVVDDDLDRVETVIRALEASGFRALGCEGGSPAVENAREIDPDAVVLASALGDLNGYEVLRRLRQDPRTRDIPVIVIGPLDEARKAYELGADVHVPRVDLYQDEMGLPV